Proteins encoded in a region of the Orcinus orca chromosome X, mOrcOrc1.1, whole genome shotgun sequence genome:
- the APOO gene encoding MICOS complex subunit MIC26 isoform X1: protein MFKVIQRSVGPASLSLLTFKVYASAKKDSSHKAAVKVNELSLYSVPEGQSKYVEEPRTQLEESISHLRHYCEPYTSWCQEIYSQTKPKMQSVVQWGLDSYEYLQNAPPGFFPRLGVIGFSGVVGLLLARGSKIKKLVYPPVFMGLAASLYYPQQAIVFVQVSGEKLYDWGLRGYIVVEDLWKENIQKSENVKNSPGNK from the exons GTAATTCAGAGGTCTGTGGGGCCGGCCAGCCTGAGCCTGCTCACCTTCAAAGTCTATGCATCAGCAAAAAAGGACTCATCTCACAAAGCTGCTGTGAAGGTTAATGAG CTTTCACTCTACTCTGTTCCTGAGGGTCAGTCTAAATATGTGGAAGAGCCAAGGACCCAACTTGAAGAAAGCATCTCCCATCTCCGACATTATTGCGAACCATATACAAGTTGGTGTCAG gAAATATACTCCCAAACTAAGCCCAAGATGCAAAGTGTGGTTCAGTGGGGGTTAG ACAGCTATGAATATCTCCAAAATGCACCTCCTGGATTTTTTCCAAGACTTGGTGTTATTGGTTTTTCTGGAGTTGTTGGACTCCTTTTGGCTAGAG gttCAAAAATAAAGAAGCTGGTGTATCCACCTGTTTTCATGGGATTAGCTGCCTCTCTTTATTATCCACAACAAGCCATTGTATTTGTCCAG GTCAGTGGGGAGAAATTATATGACTGGGGTTTACGTGGATACATAGTCGTAGAAGATTTGTGGAAGGAGAACATTCAAAAG
- the APOO gene encoding MICOS complex subunit MIC26 isoform X3: MFKVIQRSVGPASLSLLTFKVYASAKKDSSHKAAVKVNELSLYSVPEGQSKYVEEPRTQLEESISHLRHYCEPYTSWCQEIYSQTKPKMQSVVQWGLGSKIKKLVYPPVFMGLAASLYYPQQAIVFVQVSGEKLYDWGLRGYIVVEDLWKENIQKSENVKNSPGNK; encoded by the exons GTAATTCAGAGGTCTGTGGGGCCGGCCAGCCTGAGCCTGCTCACCTTCAAAGTCTATGCATCAGCAAAAAAGGACTCATCTCACAAAGCTGCTGTGAAGGTTAATGAG CTTTCACTCTACTCTGTTCCTGAGGGTCAGTCTAAATATGTGGAAGAGCCAAGGACCCAACTTGAAGAAAGCATCTCCCATCTCCGACATTATTGCGAACCATATACAAGTTGGTGTCAG gAAATATACTCCCAAACTAAGCCCAAGATGCAAAGTGTGGTTCAGTGGGGGTTAG gttCAAAAATAAAGAAGCTGGTGTATCCACCTGTTTTCATGGGATTAGCTGCCTCTCTTTATTATCCACAACAAGCCATTGTATTTGTCCAG GTCAGTGGGGAGAAATTATATGACTGGGGTTTACGTGGATACATAGTCGTAGAAGATTTGTGGAAGGAGAACATTCAAAAG
- the APOO gene encoding MICOS complex subunit MIC26 isoform X2, with protein sequence MVIQRSVGPASLSLLTFKVYASAKKDSSHKAAVKVNELSLYSVPEGQSKYVEEPRTQLEESISHLRHYCEPYTSWCQEIYSQTKPKMQSVVQWGLDSYEYLQNAPPGFFPRLGVIGFSGVVGLLLARGSKIKKLVYPPVFMGLAASLYYPQQAIVFVQVSGEKLYDWGLRGYIVVEDLWKENIQKSENVKNSPGNK encoded by the exons GTAATTCAGAGGTCTGTGGGGCCGGCCAGCCTGAGCCTGCTCACCTTCAAAGTCTATGCATCAGCAAAAAAGGACTCATCTCACAAAGCTGCTGTGAAGGTTAATGAG CTTTCACTCTACTCTGTTCCTGAGGGTCAGTCTAAATATGTGGAAGAGCCAAGGACCCAACTTGAAGAAAGCATCTCCCATCTCCGACATTATTGCGAACCATATACAAGTTGGTGTCAG gAAATATACTCCCAAACTAAGCCCAAGATGCAAAGTGTGGTTCAGTGGGGGTTAG ACAGCTATGAATATCTCCAAAATGCACCTCCTGGATTTTTTCCAAGACTTGGTGTTATTGGTTTTTCTGGAGTTGTTGGACTCCTTTTGGCTAGAG gttCAAAAATAAAGAAGCTGGTGTATCCACCTGTTTTCATGGGATTAGCTGCCTCTCTTTATTATCCACAACAAGCCATTGTATTTGTCCAG GTCAGTGGGGAGAAATTATATGACTGGGGTTTACGTGGATACATAGTCGTAGAAGATTTGTGGAAGGAGAACATTCAAAAG